TTATATTTTACAACAGCTTATCCGAAAAATATCACCCCGGCGGCCGAAGGTTGCCACCGTCCCGCCCGGAAAGGCACCGTCCCGCACCACAAGCCCTGGCCAAAAGCCGCCACACCTATTTATAATAATAGAAATCACGGAAAATTCGTTATCTTTGGCCCGACAAACACAGTATGCCATGAACGCGACACCCCTGCCCGACGGCTTCGGGTTACGCCCGCTCCGTGCGGACGACACCCCGGACATCTTCACGGCCATAGACACGCAGCGCGAACACCTCGGGCGCTGGCTCCCGTTCGTAGCCGCGACGCACCGCGTGGAACAGACCCGCGAAGTGGTCGCCGCCATGCTGGCCGACCCGGCCAACCCGGTCTTCACGCTGCGTGTCGGGGATGCCTTCGCGGGGCTTATCGGGTTCAAATCGGCGGACAGTCGCACCCGCACCATCGAGATCGGCTACTGGCTTCGCTCCGAATACCAGGGACGGGGACTCATGACCGCAGCTGCAGAAGCGCTCTGCCGCATGGCCTTCGGGCAAATGGGCATGGAGAATGTCGAAATCAAATGCGCCGCAGGCAACCTGCGGAGCAACCGGATCCCGCTGCGCCTCGGCTTTCGGCTCGACCGCATCGAAGTACGCGGCGAGCAGCTCGCCGACGGGGAATTCACCGACCTCAACGTATACCGGCTGCCGCGCCCCTGAAACAAAAAACCGGGAAGGCGTTCCCTCCCTGTTCCAACTCCCGACAACAAACCCA
This Alistipes onderdonkii DNA region includes the following protein-coding sequences:
- a CDS encoding GNAT family N-acetyltransferase — translated: MNATPLPDGFGLRPLRADDTPDIFTAIDTQREHLGRWLPFVAATHRVEQTREVVAAMLADPANPVFTLRVGDAFAGLIGFKSADSRTRTIEIGYWLRSEYQGRGLMTAAAEALCRMAFGQMGMENVEIKCAAGNLRSNRIPLRLGFRLDRIEVRGEQLADGEFTDLNVYRLPRP